Within the Peromyscus maniculatus bairdii isolate BWxNUB_F1_BW_parent chromosome 2, HU_Pman_BW_mat_3.1, whole genome shotgun sequence genome, the region TTAAAACAATGTAACAGTGCCATTTTAGTGATGACTAGGTTAGGGAACACAGTTTTAGAGGtatagaaggaaaaaagagtGATCCTATatgataaaagattaaaaatgtcAAATGTGTCTACAGCCATACTGTCCTGAACATACTTAGCCTCGTCTGACCTCAGAAGCTAAGCAGAGATGAACAGTCTTTGCTAGTATGTAGATGTTGTGAAACAACAgagtaaaatgtatttattaatctGATCTCATGTTCTGTTTTGGGCTTACTTTCAGGCAGAAGGATTCTTGTGGAAGATGGAACTCTGTCCATTTTCCAGAATGTGTATCCGAGCCCATCAGTGGAACCTGACCCTACAGTGCTGTATCGAAATGCCTGAAGAGGACCCACATTTCTGCCTGAACCTCCTGTCCTCCTAGAATCATGATTGTCTCAGCGGTGTTGACTGCATCCCATACTGGGACATCCAACACAACATTTGTAGTCTATGAAAACTCCCATGTGAATATTACGGTGTCCCCACCATTGCAACATCCCAGTCCCGGTCCACTGCTTAGATATAGTCTGGAAACCATGACTAGCACTGGACTTAGTTCCTTAGCAGTGAACAGCACAGCCATGACCCCGACACCAGCAGTTTTTAAGAGCCTAAACTTAGCTCTCCAGATCATCCTTTCGGCTATAATGATATttattctgtttgtgtctttccttggAAACTTGGTTGTTTGCCTCATGGTTTACCAAAAAGCTGCCATGCGTTCTGCCATTAACATCCTTCTGGCCAGCCTGGCTTTTGCAGACATGCTGCTTGCCGTGCTGAACATGCCCTTTGCCCTGGTAACTATTCTTACCACCAGATGGATATTTGGGAAATTCTTCTGCAGGTTGTCTGCTATGTTTTTCTGGTTGTTTGTGATAGAGGGAGTTGCTATCCTGCTCATTATTAGCATTGATAGGTTCCTGATTATAGTTCAGAGGCAAGATAAGCTAAATCCATACCGGGCTAAGGTCCTTATTGCAGTCTCCTGGGCTACTTCTTTTTCCATAGCTTTTCCTTTGGCTGTGGGAAATCCTGATTTGCAAATACCTTCCCGAGCCCCACAGTGTGTGTTTGGGTACACAACTAATTCTGGATACCAGGCTTATGTGATTTTGATCtcactaatttctttctttatacctTTCCTGGTGATACTGTATTCATTTATGGGCATCCTCAACACCCTTCGGCACAATGCCTTGAGGATTCATAGCTACCCAGA harbors:
- the Gpr63 gene encoding putative G-protein coupled receptor 63, encoding MIVSAVLTASHTGTSNTTFVVYENSHVNITVSPPLQHPSPGPLLRYSLETMTSTGLSSLAVNSTAMTPTPAVFKSLNLALQIILSAIMIFILFVSFLGNLVVCLMVYQKAAMRSAINILLASLAFADMLLAVLNMPFALVTILTTRWIFGKFFCRLSAMFFWLFVIEGVAILLIISIDRFLIIVQRQDKLNPYRAKVLIAVSWATSFSIAFPLAVGNPDLQIPSRAPQCVFGYTTNSGYQAYVILISLISFFIPFLVILYSFMGILNTLRHNALRIHSYPEGICLSQASKLGLMSLQRPFQMNIDMGFKTRAFTTILILFAVFIVCWAPFTTYSLVATFSKHFYYQHNFFEISTWLLWLCYLKSALNPLIYYWRIKKFHDACLDMMPKSFKFLPRLPGHTRRRIRPSAVYVCGEHRTVL